A genomic window from Ideonella sp. WA131b includes:
- a CDS encoding dihydroneopterin aldolase yields MQTLLTNPQLADCRRLFLRDYEVWINIGVHDFEKKGEQRVKINVDLYVPLAESTPQHDELAEVLDYDFIRREIMARVAQGHIHLQETLADDVLARMLAHPKVRAARVATEKPDVYPDCDAVGCEVFKIKAPS; encoded by the coding sequence ATGCAGACCCTGCTCACCAACCCACAACTCGCCGACTGCCGGCGCCTGTTCCTCCGCGACTACGAGGTGTGGATCAACATCGGCGTGCACGACTTCGAGAAGAAGGGCGAGCAGCGCGTGAAGATCAACGTCGACCTGTACGTCCCGCTGGCCGAGAGCACGCCGCAACACGACGAGCTGGCCGAGGTACTGGACTACGACTTCATCCGCCGCGAGATCATGGCGCGCGTGGCCCAGGGCCATATCCATCTGCAGGAGACGTTGGCCGACGACGTGCTCGCGCGCATGCTGGCCCACCCCAAGGTGCGCGCGGCCCGCGTGGCCACCGAGAAACCCGACGTCTACCCCGACTGCGACGCCGTGGGCTGCGAAGTCTTCAAGATCAAGGCCCCGTCATGA
- a CDS encoding SDR family oxidoreductase: protein MSQRPVVLVTGSAQRIGRAIAQDLAAHGFDIAVHFRHSAAAAAQTVADLRAAGARAEAFAADLADEAACEALVPAVQRAFGRIDAVVNNASAFELDDVASFSTAVMERMWRANTAPAIVLARALHRALPEGAQGAVVNLLDQKLWNPNPDYFSYTLSKAALEAATTLLAQALAPRLRVCGVAPGVTLHSGSMSDAEFEASHRMTPLGRSSTPDDVARAVRFLLESPAITGTTLLVDGGQHLAPQTRDVMFLVREGVPKAP, encoded by the coding sequence ATGTCTCAACGCCCCGTTGTCCTCGTCACCGGCAGTGCGCAGCGCATCGGCCGGGCCATCGCGCAGGATCTCGCCGCGCACGGCTTTGACATCGCCGTGCACTTTCGCCACTCCGCCGCCGCCGCTGCTCAGACCGTGGCCGACCTGCGCGCGGCCGGTGCGCGGGCCGAGGCCTTCGCCGCCGACCTCGCCGACGAGGCCGCCTGCGAGGCCCTGGTGCCGGCCGTGCAGCGGGCCTTCGGCCGCATCGACGCGGTGGTGAACAACGCCTCGGCCTTCGAGCTCGACGACGTGGCGAGCTTCTCCACTGCGGTGATGGAGCGCATGTGGCGCGCCAACACCGCGCCGGCCATCGTGCTGGCGCGCGCGCTGCACCGCGCGCTGCCCGAGGGCGCGCAGGGTGCCGTCGTCAACCTGCTCGACCAGAAGCTCTGGAACCCCAACCCCGACTACTTCAGCTACACGCTCAGCAAGGCGGCGCTGGAGGCCGCCACCACCCTGCTCGCGCAGGCGCTGGCGCCGCGCCTGCGCGTGTGCGGGGTGGCGCCGGGTGTCACGCTGCATTCGGGCAGCATGAGCGACGCCGAGTTCGAGGCCTCTCACCGCATGACGCCGCTCGGCCGCAGTTCCACACCAGACGACGTGGCGCGCGCCGTGCGCTTCCTGCTCGAGAGCCCGGCCATCACCGGCACCACACTGCTGGTGGACGGCGGCCAGCACCTCGCACCCCAGACCCGTGACGTGATGTTCCTCGTGCGCGAGGGCGTACCGAAAGCCCCCTGA
- a CDS encoding SAM-dependent methyltransferase: MLPTMPPMAAHSGAESVSAPPLPEGPTPLKARIAQAVMAGGGWLPFDRCMAMALYEPGLGYYARGTPVFGTMPQSGSDFVTAPELSPLFGAALAHPVKEALDAAGADTVIEFGAGSGALAEQLLGALGGCVRRYRIVELSAALRQRQQQRLAPHGDRVEWLEAWPEAMHAVILGNEVLDAMPVTLLHFDGTQWFERGVALQGAGLVWADRPTALRPPHAGPFVPGTTTEIHPQAEAFVRGLAERLACGAAFLIDYGFPEHEYYHPQRVGGTLMCHRAHQADSDPLADVGTKDITAHVNFSAVALAAQDAGLDVLGYTSQARFLYNAGIAGLLHGADLPARTMAARLVNEHEMGELFKVLMLGRGLAFGAAGPLGFVAGDRSHTL, from the coding sequence ATGCTTCCTACAATGCCGCCGATGGCTGCACACAGCGGGGCAGAGAGTGTATCGGCGCCCCCTCTCCCCGAAGGCCCGACGCCCCTGAAGGCCCGCATTGCCCAGGCCGTGATGGCCGGCGGCGGCTGGCTGCCCTTCGACCGCTGCATGGCGATGGCCCTGTACGAGCCGGGCCTGGGCTACTACGCGCGCGGCACGCCGGTGTTCGGCACCATGCCGCAGTCGGGGAGCGATTTCGTCACCGCGCCCGAGCTCTCGCCGCTGTTCGGTGCCGCCCTGGCGCACCCGGTGAAAGAGGCGCTCGACGCGGCCGGCGCCGACACCGTGATCGAGTTCGGCGCCGGCAGCGGCGCGCTGGCCGAGCAGTTGCTGGGCGCTCTGGGCGGGTGCGTGCGCCGCTACCGCATCGTCGAGTTGTCGGCCGCGCTGCGCCAGCGCCAGCAGCAGCGCCTGGCGCCGCACGGCGACCGCGTCGAGTGGCTCGAGGCCTGGCCCGAGGCGATGCACGCCGTGATCCTGGGCAACGAGGTGCTCGATGCCATGCCCGTGACGCTGCTGCACTTCGACGGCACACAGTGGTTCGAGCGCGGCGTGGCGCTGCAGGGCGCGGGCTTGGTGTGGGCTGACCGCCCGACGGCGCTGCGGCCGCCGCACGCCGGGCCCTTCGTGCCCGGCACCACCACCGAGATCCACCCCCAGGCCGAGGCCTTCGTGCGCGGCCTGGCCGAGCGGCTGGCCTGTGGCGCGGCCTTCCTCATCGACTACGGCTTTCCCGAGCACGAGTACTACCACCCGCAGCGCGTCGGCGGCACGCTGATGTGCCACCGCGCGCACCAGGCCGACTCCGACCCCCTGGCCGACGTGGGCACAAAGGACATCACCGCCCACGTCAACTTCAGCGCGGTGGCGCTGGCGGCCCAGGACGCCGGCCTCGACGTGCTGGGCTACACCAGCCAGGCGCGCTTTCTCTACAACGCCGGCATCGCCGGTCTGCTGCACGGGGCCGACCTGCCCGCGCGCACCATGGCCGCACGGCTGGTGAACGAGCACGAGATGGGCGAGCTGTTCAAGGTGCTGATGCTGGGTCGCGGCCTGGCCTTCGGCGCCGCCGGACCGCTGGGCTTCGTGGCGGGCGACCGCTCGCACACCCTGTAG
- a CDS encoding DUF2905 domain-containing protein, whose amino-acid sequence MRWVLVFLLATLVFNALHGWMTKIGLGRLPGDFSFKARGRTWHVPLASSIVLSVLMAMIGLLI is encoded by the coding sequence ATGCGCTGGGTGCTCGTGTTCCTGCTGGCCACGCTGGTGTTCAACGCGCTGCACGGCTGGATGACGAAGATCGGCCTCGGCCGCCTGCCCGGCGACTTCAGCTTCAAGGCGCGCGGCCGCACCTGGCACGTGCCGCTGGCGAGCTCGATCGTGTTGTCGGTGCTGATGGCGATGATCGGGCTGCTGATTTAG
- a CDS encoding multifunctional CCA tRNA nucleotidyl transferase/2'3'-cyclic phosphodiesterase/2'nucleotidase/phosphatase — MKLYVVGGAVRDRLLGLPAADRDWVAVGATPEQLVAAGYRPVGQDFPVFLHPVTHEEVALARTERKVGRGYHGFTFHAAPGVTLEEDLARRDLTINAMAEAEDGTLVDPFGGRADLAAGVLRHVSPAFAEDPVRLLRLARLAARFPHFTVAPGTAALLAELVRSGEVDALVPERVWQELSRGLLAQQPSRMLQVLDGCGALARLLPELVALSGAVAALGPVLDRAAAAGVALPARAALLLQPPGAEAAARRAAALRTDADSAWLATRLPGAHAALQALAAAPTAQALLAAFEHHDALRRPARFSQLLQASDLLAQRAGHATALQALLDALVAWPTAAAAQAAQAAGARGVAVGDAVRAARLQHLATRLACAGAADP, encoded by the coding sequence GTGAAGCTCTACGTCGTCGGCGGGGCCGTGCGAGACCGGCTGCTCGGCCTGCCGGCCGCCGACCGCGACTGGGTGGCCGTGGGCGCCACGCCCGAGCAGCTGGTGGCCGCCGGCTACCGGCCGGTGGGGCAGGACTTTCCGGTTTTCCTGCACCCCGTCACGCACGAAGAGGTGGCGCTGGCGCGCACCGAGCGCAAGGTCGGCCGCGGCTACCACGGCTTCACCTTCCACGCCGCGCCCGGGGTGACGCTGGAGGAAGACCTGGCCCGGCGCGACCTGACGATCAACGCCATGGCCGAGGCCGAGGACGGCACGCTGGTCGACCCCTTCGGCGGCCGTGCCGACCTGGCCGCGGGCGTGCTGCGCCACGTCTCACCGGCCTTCGCCGAAGACCCGGTGCGCCTGCTGCGGCTGGCGCGCTTGGCGGCACGCTTCCCGCACTTCACGGTGGCGCCCGGGACCGCGGCGCTGCTGGCCGAGCTGGTGCGCAGCGGCGAGGTCGACGCGCTGGTGCCCGAGCGCGTGTGGCAGGAGCTCTCGCGCGGGCTGCTGGCCCAGCAGCCCAGCCGGATGCTGCAGGTGCTGGACGGCTGCGGCGCGCTGGCGCGGCTGCTGCCCGAGCTGGTGGCGCTGTCCGGCGCCGTGGCGGCGCTGGGCCCGGTGCTCGACCGCGCCGCGGCCGCAGGCGTGGCGCTGCCGGCGCGCGCGGCACTGCTGCTGCAGCCGCCGGGCGCCGAAGCCGCCGCGCGCCGCGCCGCCGCGCTGCGCACCGACGCCGACAGCGCCTGGCTGGCCACCCGCCTGCCCGGGGCCCACGCGGCGCTGCAAGCCCTGGCCGCCGCGCCGACAGCCCAGGCCTTGCTGGCGGCCTTCGAACACCATGATGCGCTGCGCCGCCCGGCGCGCTTCTCGCAGCTGCTGCAGGCGAGCGACCTGCTGGCCCAGCGGGCCGGCCACGCCACGGCGCTGCAAGCCCTGCTGGACGCGCTCGTCGCCTGGCCCACCGCGGCGGCGGCCCAGGCGGCACAGGCCGCCGGTGCCCGCGGCGTGGCCGTCGGTGACGCGGTCCGCGCGGCGCGGCTGCAACACCTGGCCACGAGATTGGCCTGCGCGGGCGCGGCCGATCCGTGA
- a CDS encoding glutathione S-transferase family protein gives MQLLIGNKNYSSWSMRPWVLMRQLGIPFEEIKLRFDFTPHSAFRKEVARFSPAGKVPVLLDDDFSVWDTLAIVEYLHDKFPGRGVWPQDMRQRGRARSLCAEMHSGFAALRHHCPMNIEAALPDVGARVWAEQAAVRDDVMRIETAWLDALNASGGPFLFGAFSAADAMYAPVCLRLRTYQLPMTPHAWDYVGRVALAPGVKAWITDALAEQDFLDFEEPYRTQR, from the coding sequence ATGCAATTGCTGATCGGCAACAAGAATTACTCGTCCTGGTCGATGCGCCCCTGGGTGCTGATGCGGCAGCTGGGCATCCCCTTCGAAGAGATCAAGCTGCGCTTCGACTTCACACCGCATTCGGCCTTCCGCAAGGAGGTGGCGCGCTTCTCGCCCGCCGGCAAGGTGCCGGTGCTGCTGGATGACGACTTCTCGGTCTGGGACACCCTGGCCATCGTCGAGTACCTGCACGACAAGTTCCCGGGCCGCGGCGTCTGGCCGCAAGACATGCGCCAGCGCGGCCGCGCGCGCAGCCTGTGCGCCGAGATGCACTCCGGCTTTGCGGCGCTGCGCCACCACTGCCCGATGAACATCGAGGCCGCGCTGCCCGACGTGGGCGCCCGGGTCTGGGCCGAGCAAGCCGCCGTGCGCGACGACGTCATGCGCATCGAGACCGCCTGGCTGGACGCGCTCAACGCCAGCGGCGGGCCCTTCCTCTTCGGCGCCTTCAGCGCCGCCGACGCGATGTATGCACCGGTGTGCCTGCGGCTGCGCACCTACCAGCTGCCCATGACGCCGCATGCCTGGGACTACGTCGGCCGCGTCGCGCTGGCGCCGGGCGTGAAGGCCTGGATCACCGACGCACTGGCCGAGCAGGACTTCCTCGACTTCGAGGAGCCCTACCGCACGCAGCGCTGA
- a CDS encoding complex I NDUFA9 subunit family protein, translating into MHRVLVLGGSGFVGRALCERLAESHPGLRLLVPTRRNAHGQAVRPLPNVDLVTADVHDEAALTGLVAGGDAVVNLIAILHGSQAAFEHVHVALPRHIVAACRAAGVQRLVHVSALGVAADAPSRYLRSKAAGEAVFTGSGLAVTVLRPSVIFGVHDRFLNVFAQLQRLAPFMPLAFGAARFQPVWVGDVAGAIAAALDRPDTAGQVFECAGPREATLSELVRLAGRWAGVERPQLPLPGWAGSLQALLMELLPGEPLMSRDNVASMSVPNVAGGTLPGLAELGIEPAPLEAVAPGYLAEHVGPMLQDRFRARRR; encoded by the coding sequence ATGCACCGCGTGCTGGTGCTGGGCGGCAGCGGCTTCGTCGGCCGCGCGCTGTGCGAGCGCCTGGCGGAAAGCCACCCCGGCCTGCGCCTGCTGGTGCCGACGCGCCGCAACGCGCACGGGCAGGCCGTGCGCCCGCTGCCCAATGTCGATCTGGTGACCGCCGACGTGCACGACGAGGCCGCGCTCACCGGCCTGGTGGCGGGCGGCGACGCGGTGGTCAACCTCATCGCCATCCTGCACGGCAGCCAGGCCGCGTTCGAGCACGTGCACGTGGCGCTGCCGCGGCACATCGTGGCGGCCTGCCGCGCCGCGGGGGTGCAGCGGCTGGTGCACGTCAGCGCCCTGGGCGTGGCGGCCGACGCGCCGTCGCGCTATCTGCGCAGCAAGGCTGCGGGCGAGGCGGTGTTCACCGGCTCGGGCCTGGCGGTCACGGTGCTGCGGCCGTCGGTGATCTTCGGCGTGCACGACCGCTTCCTCAATGTGTTCGCGCAGCTGCAACGGCTGGCGCCCTTCATGCCGCTGGCCTTTGGCGCCGCGCGCTTCCAGCCGGTGTGGGTGGGCGACGTGGCCGGGGCCATCGCCGCCGCGCTGGACCGCCCCGACACCGCCGGCCAGGTGTTCGAGTGCGCCGGCCCGCGCGAGGCCACGTTGTCGGAGCTGGTGCGCCTGGCCGGGCGCTGGGCCGGCGTCGAGCGGCCGCAGCTTCCGCTGCCGGGCTGGGCCGGCTCGCTGCAGGCGCTGCTGATGGAGCTGCTGCCGGGGGAGCCGCTGATGTCGCGCGACAACGTGGCCTCGATGTCGGTGCCCAACGTGGCCGGCGGCACGCTGCCCGGCCTGGCCGAGCTGGGCATCGAGCCGGCGCCGCTGGAGGCCGTGGCACCCGGCTACCTGGCCGAACACGTCGGGCCCATGCTGCAGGACCGCTTCCGCGCGCGCCGTCGCTGA
- a CDS encoding transglycosylase SLT domain-containing protein, protein MNRPIPPLGRILLSTGAALLALGAVGAQAQTPRGTAATVLAAGTDETLLQAREALRRKDQAALNAAATSLQRARHPLVQWADYWALTNRLVEARQADLDAFYARWPGTYVEDRLRNDWLLELGARRDWAGIRAEFPRFRMNDDREVTCYALITQHEDGVDVRAAARAAWLAQREADDGCQLLARTLREAGRLSDADIWAKARSATEANRPRALRAAVALIDPGLEDVADALWKDPQRWLQRPARPRAAVSFELELLALMRLAAADPEAAAAQLEALAPADDAGRARLPLLHQALAWSQVARQSALRLQTQALDQALRAWKAWDAAARPGGEVPFSGEALAWQVRAALRAPESDARRWPLVQVAIDAMAPADRADEAWTYWRARAALAQAGAGPAGEAARQQGRDTLQALSTRLSFYGKLATEELGLRVALPAAPAPLTDAERAAARQRPGLERALQLIALGLRSDGNREWNFTLRGLTDRELLAAADLACSREVWDRCINTSDRTRTEIDLRQRFPTPFREQVVAKARQTGLDPAVVFGLIRQESRFIMDARSHVGASGLMQLMPATARWTAQQLGLAWSPALINDRDLNLLLGNTYLKRVLDDFGGSLAMAAAAYNAGPGRPRRWREGAKVEAAAWAEGIPFNETRDYVKKVLSNSVYYAAALGQPVPSIKARLGPPIAPRAPGEPAPNRELP, encoded by the coding sequence ATGAACCGCCCTATCCCGCCCTTGGGGAGAATCCTGCTGAGCACCGGCGCTGCGCTCCTGGCGCTGGGCGCGGTAGGCGCGCAGGCCCAGACGCCCCGCGGCACGGCCGCCACCGTGCTGGCCGCCGGCACCGACGAGACGCTGCTGCAAGCCCGGGAGGCGCTGCGCCGCAAGGACCAGGCGGCGCTGAACGCGGCGGCCACCAGCCTGCAGCGGGCTCGCCACCCGCTGGTGCAGTGGGCCGACTACTGGGCACTCACCAACCGCCTCGTCGAGGCGCGCCAGGCCGATCTGGACGCCTTCTACGCCCGCTGGCCCGGCACCTATGTCGAAGACCGGCTGCGCAACGACTGGCTGCTGGAACTGGGCGCCCGGCGTGACTGGGCCGGCATCCGCGCCGAGTTCCCGCGCTTTCGCATGAACGACGACCGCGAGGTCACCTGCTACGCCCTCATCACGCAGCACGAGGACGGCGTGGACGTGCGCGCCGCCGCCCGCGCCGCCTGGCTGGCGCAGCGCGAAGCCGACGACGGCTGCCAGCTGCTGGCCCGCACGCTGCGCGAGGCCGGTCGCCTGAGCGACGCCGACATCTGGGCCAAGGCCCGCAGCGCCACCGAGGCCAACCGGCCGCGCGCGCTGCGCGCCGCCGTGGCGCTGATCGACCCCGGGCTCGAGGACGTGGCCGATGCGCTGTGGAAAGACCCCCAGCGCTGGCTGCAGCGCCCGGCAAGGCCGCGGGCGGCGGTGTCGTTCGAGCTCGAGCTGCTGGCGCTCATGCGGCTGGCCGCCGCCGACCCCGAGGCCGCCGCCGCGCAGCTGGAGGCGCTGGCACCGGCCGATGACGCCGGCCGCGCCCGGCTGCCGCTGCTGCACCAGGCGCTGGCCTGGTCGCAGGTGGCGCGGCAGTCGGCGCTGAGGTTGCAGACGCAGGCGCTGGACCAGGCGCTGCGCGCCTGGAAGGCCTGGGACGCCGCCGCGCGCCCGGGCGGCGAGGTGCCGTTCAGCGGCGAGGCCCTGGCCTGGCAGGTGCGGGCCGCGCTGCGGGCGCCGGAGTCCGATGCGCGGCGCTGGCCGCTGGTGCAGGTGGCCATCGACGCCATGGCCCCGGCCGACCGCGCCGACGAGGCCTGGACCTATTGGCGAGCCCGCGCCGCGCTGGCGCAGGCCGGCGCCGGCCCGGCCGGCGAGGCCGCCCGCCAGCAGGGGCGCGACACGCTGCAGGCGCTGTCGACGCGGCTGAGCTTCTACGGCAAGCTGGCCACCGAGGAGCTGGGTCTGCGCGTCGCACTCCCGGCCGCCCCGGCGCCGCTGACCGACGCCGAGCGCGCCGCCGCGCGGCAGCGCCCGGGCCTGGAGCGCGCGCTGCAGCTCATCGCGTTGGGTCTGCGCAGCGACGGCAACCGCGAGTGGAACTTCACGCTGCGCGGCCTGACCGACCGCGAGCTGCTGGCCGCCGCCGACCTGGCCTGCTCGCGCGAGGTCTGGGACCGCTGCATCAACACCTCCGACCGCACGCGCACCGAGATCGACCTGCGCCAGCGCTTCCCCACCCCGTTCCGCGAGCAGGTGGTGGCCAAGGCGCGCCAGACCGGGCTGGACCCGGCGGTCGTCTTCGGCCTCATCCGCCAGGAGAGCCGCTTCATCATGGACGCGCGCTCCCACGTCGGCGCCTCGGGCCTGATGCAGCTGATGCCGGCCACCGCGCGCTGGACGGCCCAGCAGCTGGGGCTGGCCTGGAGCCCGGCGCTCATCAACGACCGCGACCTGAACCTGCTGCTGGGCAACACCTACCTCAAGCGTGTGCTCGACGACTTCGGCGGCTCGCTGGCCATGGCCGCCGCAGCCTACAACGCCGGCCCCGGCCGGCCGCGCCGCTGGCGCGAGGGCGCGAAGGTCGAAGCCGCGGCCTGGGCCGAGGGCATCCCGTTCAACGAAACGCGCGACTACGTCAAGAAGGTGCTGTCCAACAGCGTCTACTACGCCGCCGCGCTGGGCCAGCCGGTGCCGTCGATCAAGGCCCGGCTCGGGCCGCCCATCGCGCCGCGTGCGCCCGGCGAGCCGGCACCCAACCGCGAGCTTCCCTGA
- a CDS encoding 5-formyltetrahydrofolate cyclo-ligase translates to MSLNLPSFEPSRNKRSLRRQLQAERQTLIDRHQRAMHLQEVLRVYLLERRELAVGAYWPIKGEFDALPALYRWAEADGKRVIGLPVIDKQTRQLRFQMWFPGCEMEEDAYGIPKPKDTPVFHPTLLLVPCVGYGPGGVRLGYGGGFYDRTLATIEPRPVTVGLVYAHGFVPWLQAEPHDVPLDAVLSDEGLAWRGPRG, encoded by the coding sequence ATGTCGCTGAACTTGCCTTCGTTCGAACCCTCGCGCAACAAGAGGTCGCTGCGCCGCCAGTTGCAGGCCGAGCGCCAGACCCTGATCGACCGCCACCAGCGCGCCATGCACCTGCAGGAAGTGCTGCGCGTGTACCTGCTGGAGCGCCGGGAGCTGGCCGTGGGCGCCTACTGGCCGATCAAGGGCGAGTTCGACGCGCTGCCGGCGCTCTACCGCTGGGCCGAGGCCGACGGCAAGCGCGTCATCGGCCTGCCGGTGATCGACAAGCAGACCAGGCAGCTGCGCTTCCAGATGTGGTTTCCGGGCTGCGAGATGGAAGAAGACGCCTACGGCATCCCCAAGCCCAAGGACACCCCGGTGTTCCACCCCACGCTGCTGCTCGTGCCCTGCGTGGGCTACGGTCCGGGCGGTGTGCGCCTGGGCTATGGCGGCGGCTTCTACGACCGCACCCTGGCCACCATCGAGCCGCGGCCGGTGACGGTGGGCCTGGTCTACGCGCACGGCTTCGTGCCCTGGCTCCAAGCCGAGCCGCACGACGTGCCGCTGGACGCCGTGCTCAGCGACGAAGGTCTGGCCTGGCGCGGGCCCCGGGGCTGA
- the metF gene encoding methylenetetrahydrofolate reductase [NAD(P)H]: MTSPIPLSFEFFPPNTPVGSEKLKTVVSELAAMRPEFFSVTYGAGGATREKTLATVKDIAAMGHEAAPHLSCVGSTRLGLAEILDTYRAQGIRRLVALRGDLPSGTAVAGEFRYAADLIAYVRQTQGADWHIEAAAYPEYHPQQRYARKDLEHFAAKMGAGADSAITQFFFNPDAYFHFVDEARTLGVDAPIVPGLMPIHNYAKIAQFAARDGIEIPRWVALKMEGYLDDAASVRAFGIEVVARLCERLVAGGAPAIHFYTLNQSTLSLDICRRLGWL; this comes from the coding sequence ATGACATCCCCCATTCCCCTCTCCTTCGAGTTCTTCCCCCCCAACACCCCCGTCGGCAGCGAGAAGCTGAAGACGGTGGTGTCGGAGCTGGCCGCCATGCGGCCGGAGTTCTTCAGCGTCACCTACGGCGCCGGTGGCGCCACGCGCGAGAAGACGCTGGCCACGGTGAAAGACATCGCGGCGATGGGCCATGAGGCCGCGCCGCACCTGAGCTGCGTCGGCAGCACGCGCTTGGGGCTCGCGGAGATCCTCGACACCTACCGCGCGCAGGGCATCCGCCGGCTGGTGGCGCTGCGCGGCGACCTGCCCAGCGGCACCGCCGTGGCCGGCGAGTTCCGCTACGCCGCCGACCTGATCGCCTACGTGCGCCAGACGCAGGGCGCCGACTGGCACATCGAGGCCGCCGCCTACCCCGAATACCACCCGCAGCAGCGTTACGCGCGCAAGGACCTCGAGCACTTCGCGGCCAAGATGGGTGCCGGCGCCGACAGCGCGATCACGCAGTTCTTCTTCAACCCCGATGCCTACTTCCACTTCGTCGATGAGGCGCGCACGCTGGGGGTCGATGCGCCCATCGTGCCGGGCCTCATGCCGATACACAACTACGCCAAGATCGCACAGTTCGCGGCGCGCGACGGCATCGAGATCCCGCGCTGGGTTGCTCTCAAGATGGAGGGCTACCTGGACGACGCCGCCAGCGTGCGCGCCTTCGGCATCGAGGTCGTGGCCCGGCTGTGCGAGCGGCTGGTGGCCGGCGGCGCGCCGGCCATCCACTTCTACACGCTCAACCAGAGCACGCTCAGCCTGGACATCTGCCGCCGTCTGGGCTGGTTGTGA